Part of the Verrucomicrobiia bacterium genome is shown below.
ACGCGTTAAAATGCGTAATGACCTGCCTTTCTTAAGGAGAATATCGTTCACCTTATCACCATCGAAATCAGCCGTAGCGTCGCGAACGATAGGAATTTCAGTGATATAAAGTTCTGCTTTAGTTTCATCTTCCTGTTGCGAAACATATGCAACGTATTTGGAATCACTGCTCATGGCATAAATACTAACCCCTGCTGTAAAACCGGGTGTATAAGAAAACTCATCGCTAAGTTTAATATTTTCGCCGCCTCTGATCGGCACAAAATAAAGCTCTCTCTTAAGTGCATTTTGTTTATTGGCTACATAGAGCACCGCTTTACCATTGGGTACTACTTGAAAATTCAACACAAATCCATTCACAATAAAAGCATCATTCAAAGAAGTAATAGGTCCTCCATTAACTCTGCTGCTATACAAACGAAAGACACTCGGTTGTTGTTGATCAGCACTATAAATAATGCGATCTCCCTTTTTATTCCAAGCAAAATCTAAGACCTGTTGACTTATATCACTGAACAATGGATTAATTCGACGCTTATCGGCAGGATTAGCGGCTCCGACATAATAAAGATCTCGATGGTTATCTCCTATTGCTTCTTGGCTAAGATAAAGAATACGATTCCCGTCGGCGCTGAAACGAATCCTACCAAAAGCCACATCTTCATCTTGTTCCAAAGGAGCATTTAATTTAATCACGTCGGCTGCTGTGCCGTTAATCGGAACGCTATAAAGCTCATTGGTCGTTTTATTGTCACGATCCATTCGGAAAGCCACTCGACTTCCATTAGGACTAACCTTTAAAAATGTGGTTGTGCTATTTCCACCGCCCGCAGCAGGTGGGCCACTCAGAGAAACTGTAGCTCCGCCTTGGACAGAAACTTTTAAAATTTCGTTGTTGTTTAGAAGAACCGGATCAGCTTCAAAAATAATATTAGCTTCGTCTGGTGTTAGCTCGAAGGAATCAATATCACTAGTTGGTAGGAGTCCATTGATATTGATTATTGCACTCGTTCCAAATTGAGTTGTCTGCGCTTGGAAAAGACGAACTTGTCCTAAGGAAAGTTCATCAGCAATATAAAATACTTGGCTTCCATCTTTTGTGACTTGATAATCTCTTACTGCTCCACCATTGACGCTAATACTACTGACTTGAACCGGTAAACTGTTTCCATCAACTGGAACGCTATATAAATCAAAACGGGTGGGTGACGTTGCGTTCGCAATATAAAAAACACGCGTTCCATCGGGTGAAACTCTTACAGCATTAAGAAAAACACCAGGAGGGAACTGGGTTAAACTAATTGGATTTCCTCCCGTTACGGGAACACTATAAATCTGTCCCAAAAAATTAGTTTCCAAAGTATAAACAACATGTGTGTTATTCAATGCAAACTCTGCACTCACGACTGATGAATTAGGAGGAACAGGTTGACTCAGTTTTAAAATAGCTGCCTGTATCGACAAACCAATACTCAAAATAAAGCTTATTGATAACAGTTTAAATAAAGTTCTACTATCATTTTTCATTCCTAATCCTCCATTTTAATATTCCAAACCTCTTGTTTATAAACAAACCATCTATTAACCTAATATAATCTATTTAAAAAATCAAATAGTTTACTTTATAACTGGGCAAATTTATCCATCTCATTTTTCTTGTCAATGTTTTAATCTATTAACGAGGCCCTAAAACTTTAACTTTCTTCGGAGCGTTAAAAATAACCGTTCCCTCGCCGGATGCCGGCAAGGTAAACGCCCGAACCTCCTTGCCTTTTCTGGTAATCACCTCAACAGTATTGGAGCTCAACGCCGTAACACCAGATGGTTTGGCGCCTTTTGTGACATTACCCAACTGTAAAGAAGTTCCCAAAATAAATTGATTGGACTGAGCTACCAAACCCAAAGCGCTGATCGCACTTCCTTTATTCAACAAAATGGAAGGCTGTCCATTAACTTTTTCAAATCCAAAGACTTTATTTCCTTTTTCCACTTCACCTGTTACTTTTTGACCATTAACTAAAACCTCTAACTTTTTGCCCTTTGAAGAAACAAAAATGGGATTAGCCCCAATACGACCCGAGGCTGTTAATTTAAAACCTTTGCTTAACACAGGGGCCGAAACGGCAGCAGCTTGCTGCTGTAAATCCGACTGAACTGTCACAATACTAATCGATTTACCCTGTCCAAAAACAATTTCTGGTTTGCCGTCACCGTCTAAATCATCACTAGCAAGCACCTTTTGTTTTCCAGATAAGGGTGTGGGAAAATCAACCGTTTGGAAGGCGTCTCCTTCTTTACGAGTCAAAAGCTGCAAAGTTTTCTTACTTTGGATGAGAATATCATTTTTGCCATCCTGATCATAGTCTGAACTTAAGCTGGTTAAATCGGCAATGTATAATTCAACAGTTCCTACAACGTCCTGATCAGCCCAATAAACCACCTTGGAAGAATCGGGACTGACTCGAAAATCCACAACACCACCACCAGCCGCTAAAGATGGATTAATTTTCGCAAAATTTTCCCCATTGAAAGCCACTCGATAAAGTTCAATAGCACCTATCGAGTCTTGATTCGAGCGATAAACAGCCACTTCACCATTAGAAGTAATCTGAAAAGAAACAATCGAACGATCCGCTGGAATATCAGGATTAATTTTTTGCACCTTATCTACGGTAAAATCAATCAAAGGAGAACTAAACAGCTCTTTTAAATTTAACGACTGTTGATCGGCACGATACACAACAGCTTTCTTTGCGTTCACAATGGAAAAATCACTGACATCACCACCAGGGGCAAGAGGTTGATTAAGCTTGGCAAAAATTATACCACCTGTAGCCGGAATAATATAAATCTCATTTTGACCCACAACTTCTTGATCTGATATATAAACCACCTGACTTCCGTCGCTTAAAACAGCATAATCGCTCGCTACATTGCCTCCCATCACCGGAGTGGGTGTAATACCAGCGCCTGTAAAATTATTGCCATCCACATCTACTCCCCATAAACGAAAAGCGCCCCCAAAATGATTGGCACGATACACCACCCGATCCGTGGTAGGGAAAAACTTGAAATCTAATACATCTTCCATCGGAGCGAGAAAATTGCTAATCTTCAAAGAGCCAGGCACTCCAAGCATCACGCTATAAAGCTCCATGATATCATCCGTGTCTTGATCTGCTACATAAACCACATTCGATCCACTGGGACTAAAACCATAATTTTCCGTAACATCTCCCCCGGCCACTAAGGGTGTATTGACTTGGGTTGCAGCTCCACCTCCCACTGGCACTACAAAAAGCTCGAAAACTTCATCGGTAGTCTGATCAGCGCGATAAACCACCTGCGTTCCATCACGACTTAATTGAAAATCCACAACATTACCGCTTCCAGTTAAAGCCCCATTTAATTTGACTGAAGCTCCTCCACCAATCGGAACGCTATAAAGCTCCGCCACTAAAGCATTATCTTTTCGAGCAAGATAAACTACCTGATCTCCGCCCGATGTTACCTTAAAACTCAAAACGCCACCCACAACATTGCCACTTAAATCAACCGGTGCTCCCCCCGTTATCGGAACTGCAAAAAGAGACACCTGACTTAATGCATCCGGTCGAGCAAGATAAACAATCGTAGACACATTCGAACCCCCAGCAAATTCTGCCGATTGGATAACACCTCCCGCCTCAAAAGACTGATTGAGCTTTTTAACCGCCCCTTCCGTTGAAATAATGGCTCCCAAAACTAACCCAATCACCAAAACAACGCCATTAATAAACCCTTTCATAACTTTTTCTCCTTTATCTTTTTATTCTTTTGAATCTTGAAAGTACCATACTAACTTTTTTTACAACAAATCGCAACAAAAATTACAAATGGGCCCTACAATTTTGCCATATCTGAATGGATAGACTAAATCGTGCTAGCATAATTCTTTCGAAAAATTTAAGAAAACAATCTTTAAAGGAACTTTCTTGAATGGTTTTTCATAATATTTATTAAAAATTAATATTTTAAAATAATATAAGTGCTTAAAATAGTATTGATAAGACATTATTCAATCTTATAATTAGTTTTTCTTATGGAAAAAGCCAACATTCCTTCGCCCCTTAAAATTATTAACGTGGCTGGAAATCAAACCGCTAATATTCAGATTGCTGAATTTTACCAAAATGTCACTTATGCGGGTAGTATAGCCACCTTAAAACCCAATCAACCTCAATCTTTCTACGTCTGTTTTGAGTTTCCAGGTTCAACTGACAAACCAACGATTGAAGCCACCATTGAAGTGAGCAACCCCTCCGACCCTTCTCAACCCCTGGAAAAGCTTACCATCACCTTACATCGCGATCCCAATAATTTCGGAAGATTTATTTCCGAAAATTTACTAATGGTTTCCAGCCGCAATGCAGATCAGATTCCAACCGCCAATCATCCAAACGATGGTCCCCTTGACCAAACTCTCTACGGCCAAATCAATTCAACCATTACCGTCTCAATCTCCGATACTTCAATAACACCGCCCAATTCTATTGAGAGAACCACCTACCAAATCTCAGCCTCAATCCGTCCTAAAGACGTAGTTGTCGTCCAACCCATCATCGTTCATGATGAAAATGGAAATCCTTTAGCCACCGAAGTGCAATTAAAACAGTTAATAAACGAGTTAAGAAATGGCATGGCACTTACAGGCACTCAAGTCATTGTAGAAGGAGCCCCAACTACAGTTAAAACAAGTGATTTAGGCATCACCTTCCAAGACGGATTAGACGAGCAAGAAAAGCAAAAATTAACCGATGCCATCCTTTCCAAACCAAGTAACCCTCCCCATATCAAAGTCGCTCTCCTAGGCCATACCGACCTAGGCCCAACTACAACCACACACCATTACAAACTAGACGCCACCGGTAAACAAACCGGTCATCCCGTTGTCTTTGCCCAAAACACAACCCAAGCTCCATTTCTAGCTCAAAATTTTGAATTAATTCGCAAAACAAATACCGCTCTTGCTAATCTGAATGCCGATCCCAACTACCTCCTTTTCAAACAGCCTCCTGCAAATGCCACTCCCCAATCTTCCAAAACACACTCGCGAGATATTTTTGCCACGTCACCTCCTCAACAACAAGTGCCCCCTACCCCAAGCCCAACCCCTTAAAGAAACTTTTTCAAAAAATTAATTCGCAAAAACATTGACATAATTTGATATTGAGACTAAATCTCAATCCATGAAATACGCATATTTATCCTTAATTCTTTCAGTTGTCTGTTTCCATTCTTTACCAGCAACCACTGACATCACCTCCGTCAAAACTTACCTCCTCGACACTGTAGGAAAAATGAAAACTGCATCGATCGACTTCGTAAAAAACGCCGAAGCCTACCAAAAAATTATTCAAACTTATCAAGGTGACTACCAAACCGCCTACCAAAAAGCGCAACCGGAAATCCAAAAACTCATCGCAGCCATGCAAGATAATTATAAAGCCATGGATAGCTTTGGCTACGAAACTGTGGAAGCCATCGTAGCTGGTGTTAGCACCCTCGCCGATTATGATATTTATCTCGACGCCGGAGTTCCTAAAGCCGATGGTCCTGAAAATGTCGCACCCGTCACCTTGAAGCTGAGCAACGGCAAAGTCATCGACCAAGAAGGCTCCTTATTTACCTACTTAATCGAACCCGCTCTCTGGGGCGGCAACCCTCGCTGGTGCGCTCCCCTTGACCTCAACCAAGACGGAAAAATCGCTCCTCGAGAAAGCCTCCCTCAAACAGAATTCATCCTAGCCGTCGCCCAGGATGTCGACCAAAAAATTACCGCACTCCTCCGTGACGCACGCGCCTGGCAACCCACCCAACAAGACTGCTTTAGCGCCCTTGTCCTCATGACACCCACCCTCTCCGACTACTTTGAAGACTGGAAAGAATCACGCTACAGCGATTCCACCTCCGGTCGTTTTAGTGCCGTAAGTCGCTTATCCGACATGGAAGGCATCATGCAAAGCTGCTCCGTTCTTTACAGCGCAGTTCACAACAAAATCACCACCGAAGACAAAGCCTTAGCCAAAGCCATTAAAGTCGGTTTCCATGATATCCTCGACTTCATTGAAAAACTTCAACAAAAAGAAAATAAAGGAGAAATTACCGCAGCAGAAATCGATGAACTCGCCAATCAAGCCAAAGAAAAAACCGATAAACTTCTTCCCCAAATTGAACAAGGCGCTGCCCTCCTCGAAATACAAATCAAAACGTAACCCATGATCTACCTTTCACGAATCTCTCGATTCCTAAAAATAGTCGTTCTTGGGATTATTCTAGGCCCCTCGATCGCTCATGCCGATATCATGGACGACTATTTTACTTTGCAAGCCCAACTCGACGACTCTCTCTTAAACCTCTACGGCAACCAAGCCTCGTCTCTTTCTCCCAAACTAGTCCAAAAATTTTATCAACAACTTCGTCACCCCTCCGCCCAACAACTCGCCAATCAAATTCTAACGGATCTCAACACCTCACCCCTTTCCGCTCCAACCCTCGGCCAAATCCAGGCCAACCTGCAACATATTCTCGCCTTAGAAATGATCCAAGCTCAACGTCAGGGCGATATCCCTACTGCTCAACAATATCGTGCCCTCATCAAACTTCCCAAATATGCCAATGCCACAGAAGGCGCTCTTTCTCTAAAACGCATGGGCAAACAAACCAGCCATCAAGACACCCTCAGCCAACTCCTTGCCAAAGAATATCTCACCTGGCAAACCACTCGCATTCGAGAAAAACTCGATACATTGAATCGTCTCACTCAACAACATCCCACCTTTAACCTTCAACTTCTCCAAGCTCGCACCGTCGAAATACAAACTCTCTCGCAGTTTCCTTCAGAACTTTACAACTGGGCTTTTCTCAAAAAAAATGAAGCCCCGCCTGCTTCATCACAAAC
Proteins encoded:
- a CDS encoding FG-GAP-like repeat-containing protein is translated as MKGFINGVVLVIGLVLGAIISTEGAVKKLNQSFEAGGVIQSAEFAGGSNVSTIVYLARPDALSQVSLFAVPITGGAPVDLSGNVVGGVLSFKVTSGGDQVVYLARKDNALVAELYSVPIGGGASVKLNGALTGSGNVVDFQLSRDGTQVVYRADQTTDEVFELFVVPVGGGAATQVNTPLVAGGDVTENYGFSPSGSNVVYVADQDTDDIMELYSVMLGVPGSLKISNFLAPMEDVLDFKFFPTTDRVVYRANHFGGAFRLWGVDVDGNNFTGAGITPTPVMGGNVASDYAVLSDGSQVVYISDQEVVGQNEIYIIPATGGIIFAKLNQPLAPGGDVSDFSIVNAKKAVVYRADQQSLNLKELFSSPLIDFTVDKVQKINPDIPADRSIVSFQITSNGEVAVYRSNQDSIGAIELYRVAFNGENFAKINPSLAAGGGVVDFRVSPDSSKVVYWADQDVVGTVELYIADLTSLSSDYDQDGKNDILIQSKKTLQLLTRKEGDAFQTVDFPTPLSGKQKVLASDDLDGDGKPEIVFGQGKSISIVTVQSDLQQQAAAVSAPVLSKGFKLTASGRIGANPIFVSSKGKKLEVLVNGQKVTGEVEKGNKVFGFEKVNGQPSILLNKGSAISALGLVAQSNQFILGTSLQLGNVTKGAKPSGVTALSSNTVEVITRKGKEVRAFTLPASGEGTVIFNAPKKVKVLGPR